The following nucleotide sequence is from Oenanthe melanoleuca isolate GR-GAL-2019-014 chromosome 5, OMel1.0, whole genome shotgun sequence.
TCTCCATTGGGACCCCAGCTCAGGAATTCACCGTGGTCTTTGACACCGGCTCCTCCAACCTCTGGGTTCCCTCAGTcttctgctccagcccagcctgcagtaGGTGTCTGGAATGAGGCTGGAATGTGTCCTTTGGGAGTCCTGCATGGCTCTGCCCAGTCTTTCCCAAAGGACAAATCCCAGGCAATCCCCGTCCTTCCCACCTCCACAGGGAATCACAACCGCTTCAATCCCTCGGAATCCTCCACGTTTCTCAGCACCAATGACACCCTGTTCATCGCCTACGGCACGGGAAGCATGACTGGAATCCTGGGATATGACACTGTCAATGTACGgccaggtgctccagccccctcATCCCATGGGATCCCATGGGATTGTGCTCAACCCACACCTGTCTCCTTTCTCCCAGGTTGCCGGCATCAACGTCCGCAACCAGATTTTTGGGCTGGCTGAGACGGAGCCAGGAGATTTCTTCTACTACACCCCCTTTGACGGCATCCTGGGATTGGCATTCCCAAGCATTGCCTCCTCCGGAGCCACGCCTGTCTTCGACAACATGATGATGGAAAACCTTGTGGATAGGAATCTTTTCTCTGTCTACCTGAGCAGGTAAATCCCAGCCAAAGCTGCTGAggatttctcctttttccccttaCACTGGCCCTATTTTTCAATGGGAATGGGGGCATTTGCGGGCTGGGAACCACCCCGGATGGATCCCCCTTTCCAGGGACAGCCAAGCTGGGAGCTTCGTCCTCTTTGGTGCCATCGATCCCTACTACACCACCAAAGGCATCTCCTGGATCCCCCTCTCTGCCGAAACCTACTGGCAGATCGCCATGGAGAGGTATTCCCAGTATTCCCTGCCCTCCAGCTGGTGTTTTAGGGGAGTCCAGGCTCACCCTGCATCCCTCTTTCCAGTGTCTCTGCCAACGGGGCTCCAGTGGCCTGTTCCTCGGGATGCCAGGCCATCGTGGATACAGGAACCACTCTGTTAGCTGTTCCTATCCGGGCCTACCGAACCCTCATGGCGCTCCTTGGTGCCAGCTCCAGTGGCGAGGTGAGGCCTCAGGATGCTCCCTAGGACATttgatcccagctggaatggCTGCTAACTTGCCATGTCCTCCCCAGATCAGCTGTGAGGCTGCCAGCAACCTTCCCAACCTCATCTTCCACATCCACGGCAAAGAATTCCCAGTGCCGCCCAGAGCCTACGTGTTAAGGGTGAGCATCACTAGAAATGGGTTTGTGGGGATACAGGGAGGGATCCAACAGCTGGTGACCACCCCATTCCATGTCCTTGGAGCAGAGTAATGGGTTCTGCAGTCTGGGATTGCAAGGCATGGATGTGCCCACGGAGGAGGGTGAGCTCTGGATCCTGGGGGATGTCTTTATCCGGGAATATTACGTCATCTTCGACAGGGCCAACAACAAggtggggctgtcccagctgccctgagctgggatgggaatctCAGGTGTTCCCAGCTCGGTGGCTGGCAGGGCTTGTCCCTTTCCTGGCACTCCTGCCACCACCGAGGACAATAAAGGTGTGGAGAAGCccccctgtgcctgctgtgtcTCTCTGGGAAAGGCCAccacatccctgggaatgtGTCTTGTCCATGGTGCCACCCACAGCTGCACCCTCCAAGAATGTTCCTGTGCCCTGAGGATGGGAGCCTGGATATGGCTCTGTTCATCCCTGAGGAGCTTCTAGCCTTGGGGACCTGGGGCAGGAcatgtccctcctgcccctAAACCCCACTCAGGGTAAGGGGGCTGAACACCTCCAGCAGCGTCCTCATCATCCTGGAAAGCCACTCATCTCAAAATTCCCAGAGGACAAGCCCCAGGGCTCCATGTGCTGGCAGATACAGGGATGAGGGCACAGGGAATAAATACCAAAATGACTTTATTGGTGGCAGGGGGacagctgccccctccccagggccaggcCTGCTGGTCCTGCAGacccccttttcctcctttccttcatcctccttctcctcctcacgGCATTCCAGGCACACCTGGCACCTGGAAACTGAGGCTGTCCGATGGCACCACAGAGGGATCCTCATTCCTGGGGGATCCCTGAGCCTCAGGGCTGCCCGTGGGATCAGGGGGTTCTGTGGCCTCAtggaggggctcaggggggacaGTGGGTGCCAAGGGATATCCAGAGGGATTTGAAGTGGTTGGAGGGGGCTtcccagcaccccaaatccccgGAGAGAGGCCAAGGGGGAGTGtggtgggaagcaggagctgggccaggcGGTAGCGATGGTGTTGAGGGGTGCCAGGGAATGAATCTTCATGGACTGGGGACTGGGATGAGAATGGTtgggaggctggggagtgggatgaggatggagatGAGGATggagatgaggatgaggatggggactgggatgaggatggggactgggatggggacaggtcTCTCTCCTGCAGCGGGAGTCGGATGTCTGTGGCTGATGGAGGGACAATTTTGGTCAGAACCCACCTCTTTCCCAGGAACCCCCAGTCTGGAGGTGGCACATCCAAatgcccagggatggatccagggaTCCCATTACCTGggcaggatgggcagcagcCCACGGGCAGCGTGgggggctcagagcaggagcgAGGGCATGgcctctcctcacagctcaCCTCTCCAAGCTGGAAAAAGAGGGATCAGCCAGCCTGCCAGCTCTTCCTGGTGTCAaacagcactggcacaggcactCCATGGACATGGGCATCCCACGGGAATGGGTGGGAGGTCTCACCTGGCATGTGCAGCGGGTACAGGGCTGACCCTCGGGAATGAAGCTCTGGCCGTTCTCCACCTTCCTGCCCTGATAGTTGCAGTCTGCAGGGACCAAGGTCCAGAGGGGGTTTTCGGGGGGATTTTGGAGGGttcagggggattttggggacccACCCAAGCTCGTACCCTCACAGACAGGGCAGCACCGACCCTCGGGGTGGAAGGGGTAGGAGCACACGATGGCACATTCCAGAGGCGAGCAGGCCACCGAGCCCAGCTGCGAGAGACGGGAGAGACCCCCGAGGGCCGGGCGTTAGGAATCCCGGAGCGCCCCCGGAGCTTTTCCCTGCAACGGAGCCAAAAACCGGGCTTCAGCCCACGGGGCGGGAGCCACAAATCCTCTGGGAATGCCCGGCCCAGCCCTCACCAGGCAGATGCAGCTCAGGCAGGGATCCAGCGCCGACGGGAAGGTCTCATTGTTGGAAAAGATCCTCCCCATGTAGGTGCAGCCTGCGGGGAGAGGGGCTCAGGTGGTCCCCGGGCGGCTCGGAATCCCGGAATTCCGGGCGCGCCCTCACCTGCAGAGCAGTCGGGGCAGCACTGCCCGGGAATGCGGATGGGATATGGACACGTCTCCAAGCAATCCGTGCGCTGGCAGCTCACGGAGCCGTCTGCCTGCAGGCGGGAACACCCTGACAGACACCTCGGGATTCCCAAACCCGCCGGATTTGGGGGATTGGGGGCCTGCCAGGCCACGGGCATCctgaggatgggaatggggcaggagccGTGCgctggggcaggaacagggaagAGGGAATGAAGCAGAGCAGGTTCTCATTCACCTGGCAGATGCATAACTCACAGGGATCGCCCGGAGACCAGATCTGTCCAACAGGAAACTCCACGCCGTTGTCATCCAGGAAGCAACCTGGGTAGGatccctgttcccagctgtccccaatAAAATCTACTCTTCCTGTCCCCAGGGGTTCCCTATATTCCACTCTCCCTGTTCCTAGGTATTCCTCATCTGCCACCCTTCCCATCATCAAGTATCCCCACATCCCACCTGTGTCCTCCACATCCCACCCCCTCCCtgtctccagctgtgccccctcaTCCCACCCTGCCCTTTCCCTCATGCCATTTCCAAATATCCCAACATCTCACTCTCCCCATTCCCAAGTGTCCCCCACATCTTCTATCTCAGCTGTTCTCCCCATGCCATGCcattcccctttcccccagcttttccccctcatccctctccctgcccattCCCAGTTGTGTCCCTCATCCTGACTCACCGGCAGGGGCCGGAGGGTCCCGACAGGTGGAGCAACACTGCCCAGGACCCAGGTGCCGCTGGTGCTGGGGACAATCCAGCATGGGGCAGGGAGTGAAGGAACATTCCACCTCACCTCCCTGGGAACGTGGGAATGGGTcacctgctgcccctgccaTCAGCCCTGAGCAAAGCTGGGAtgcccccagcagctgcagggaagcacTGGATTATCCCTGGGGATCCTTATCCCTGGGGACATCCAGGACCCACCTGGCAGACACAGGTGGTGCAGTCGTCTCCATCCAGGCTGAACCGGGCTCCATGCGCGTACGTGTGTCCCCGGAAATTGCAGTTTTCTGGAAAAAGGGGAAGCTTGGAGAGCCAAGCACGGCTCCTCCCtaacccccagcccagcccaggggtcCTCACACCCCCAGACTAGGGGTCCTGGGATCACCTGGAttgcaggagcagcagtcagctggagaggggctggggcaggatccTGGGGGGCATTCCGGGGAGAGGCAGGAGACATTCCCAGCCTGTGGAGGAGAGCGTGGGGCTGGGAAAGAGGACCCTGATTCCCCATGGAGGGATGATGGGAGGGTGTCATCCGCTCCAGGGCATCCCAATCCATGGTTGAGCCAGGATGCACGATGAGGGTCCCCAGGAATAAGGgtctccagggctgggaggttCCCAGGGATGAGGGGGGATTTTCCCATCCCAATCCAGCTCACCAAGCAGACACAGATGGTGCAATTCCCATCGGACGGGGAGAAGACATCGCCATCATCCCTGGCCACCCCCTCGTGCAGGCACCCTGTGAGCCATGGGGGTCAGGGGTGTCCCCCTGGGAATTCAAGGTGGGGGCCATCCTGGGAACTGGGGGAATTGGGGGGGTGGGactcacctgtgcaggtgggGCAGCAACCTCCAGCCGGAGCGGGAAgtgggtgggagcagggaacagagcagctCACCGTGTCACAGAGGACTTGTCCCCCCTGCTAGGACATGTGGTGGCTCATCCCAAGTCGGGATGGTGCCAtgggaaggggtgggaggaTGGGATGCTCACCTGGCAGGTGCAGCTCTGGCATCCTGGCCCTGTCCAGCGAGCGCCAGGCTCCCGAGGGATCCCCCGGTGCCAACAACGACGGGATGGTGGGATGGAGGTGCCGGGGGCTCCCATGGCACGTGGAGATggctcaggggacagggatggggaggagggagggaactGAGTACCAGGAGGGGCCACAGGGaggtggggagagggggaacCCCTCGGgagcaggtgggagctgggagggagcaggacaAGGGTGGGTGGATGCTGCAGGGATTGCAGGATGGGCGACGGGgccaggatggatttggggtaCCCTAGGAAGGAAATCAGGAAGGCAGACACATCActtggggcaggcagggagatgGGAGCATGGCACTCTGCTCCCCCAGGCAGGAGAAGGACACGGATACCTTCACAGGACACCCTGTCCGCGCTGAGCCGGTATCCGGGGCGGCAAGAGCAGCGGAAGCTGCCGGGAATGTtgtggcagctgtgctggcaggagtgGCGTGTGCCAGGCCGCCGGCACTCGTCCACATCTGCGGGATAAGGGAATGTGGCAGGAGGTGCTGCGCCCCGGGATGTGGCCCAGGAAAGAGCCTGGAGCACCGGGATAGGCCCTCAGCATGGCCCACgcagggatgaggatgaggtGGCAGCACTGTGGCCATGGGCTTATGGACATCTCCATCCCTTGGGATTTGTGGCACGAGGGAAGGGAGTCTGGCTTGTGCCCACAGGCTCACAGCCACCTGCATCCCTTCAGGATTCATGGCATGGAGAGTGATGGGGGTTAAGCATGGTACTCATACATGCAGGGGCTCAATCACCACCTCCATCCCTTGGGATTCATGGcatggagagggagggaggtcTGACACAGTGCTCAGGGGCTCAGGGCACCTCCATCCCTCGGGACTGATGGGAAGGGCCCCATCCCTTGTGCTCACCTACGCAGGAATGCCGGTTCCCGTGGAGGTGGTATCCGGGCCGGCAGGAGCAGCGGTAGCTGCCCACGCTGTTCTCACAGCGGTGCTGGCACGGCGTGGCCTGGCATTCATCCGTGTCTGGGGGTTGGGATGAGGGTCAGGATCCCTTGGGAGCCCCGGCCGCCCCCCTGGGACCCCGCGCACCCCGGCAGCTGCGGCGGTCAGCAGAGAGCTCCCGGCCGGCTCCGCACTCGCAGGCGAACCCGCCCTCCGTGTTCACGCACGTCCCCTCGCAGGCCGCGCTCTGGCACTCATCGATGTCTGGGGGGACATGGGAACGGTCGGATTTGGGGAGTGAACAGTGGGATGCCCGCTCCCATTGGGATATACCCCTCCCGCTCACCGGTGCAGCGGACGCCATTGGCCGTCTCGGCCATGGAGAAGCCGACGGGACACACGCGGGCGACCTCCTGGCAGCCGCCGTGGTTACAGGACAGGTCACAGCCATACTCTCCGCAAGTTCCCGGTGGCTCTGGAATACGGACACGGCGTCCACAGGGCACCCATGCCACCCCAGGACCACCCGCTTCCCATCCTGTTCCATGGatcccccagggatgggcacagtgCTGAGAACTGACAAGGAGCCATGGTCACCTCCGTCTGCTGGGATTTAtggcagagaaggaagagggtTGGGTGCAGTGCCCACGGGTTCATGGCCATCTCCATCCCTCGGGATTCATGGCGTGGAGAGGGAAGTACATCTGGCATAGCTGCTTTTCTGAGTACCTGGGCAGGTGattccctgctctccatccgGGCACATGCAAAGGTTGGGAGCGATGCAGGAGCCACCACCGCAGCCGAAGGAGCAGAGCgctgtgggaatgggaacaggagctctgggattgGGAACAGGACCCCCAcgagccccccagagccccgtACTCACGCAGGGTGCACTTCCCGCTGCCCGGGGACAGCATCCAGCCGGGACAACATCCGCTGCCGGAGCCTGGGAAGCAGACGTGGGGCCCCACGCGGCGCCTGTGGGACACCAGAGCCTGAGGCCACCCTGTCCTGAGCCCCGTGCATGGAGCAAAGGTCCCAGAAAAGCAAGGATAGGAGGACAACCAGAGCGGTCATGATGTGTCCGTGTACCGGGGATCAGAGCGCAGCACGGATCAGAGGACGTAGGATAAGgtgggacagagaggggacagccaCTTCCCAGCCATCCCGAACATCCCAGCGCGTGGTGACAGGAGAAGCGTCC
It contains:
- the VWCE gene encoding von Willebrand factor C and EGF domain-containing protein isoform X7, yielding MLVELLFQAACVSLFLSSGQGRVYPARKKPASFAVERRRVGPHVCFPGSGSGCCPGWMLSPGSGKCTLPLCSFGCGGGSCIAPNLCMCPDGEQGITCPEPPGTCGEYGCDLSCNHGGCQEVARVCPVGFSMAETANGVRCTDIDECQSAACEGTCVNTEGGFACECGAGRELSADRRSCRDTDECQATPCQHRCENSVGSYRCSCRPGYHLHGNRHSCVDVDECRRPGTRHSCQHSCHNIPGSFRCSCRPGYRLSADRVSCEGYPKSILAPSPILQSLQHPPTLVLLPPSSHLLPRGSPSPHLPVAPPGTQFPPSSPSLSPEPSPRAMGAPGTSIPPSRRCWHRGIPREPGARWTGPGCQSCTCQQGGQVLCDTVSCSVPCSHPLPAPAGGCCPTCTGCLHEGVARDDGDVFSPSDGNCTICVCLAGNVSCLSPECPPGSCPSPSPADCCSCNPENCNFRGHTYAHGARFSLDGDDCTTCVCQGGEVECSFTPCPMLDCPQHQRHLGPGQCCSTCRDPPAPAGCFLDDNGVEFPVGQIWSPGDPCELCICQADGSVSCQRTDCLETCPYPIRIPGQCCPDCSAGCTYMGRIFSNNETFPSALDPCLSCICLLGSVACSPLECAIVCSYPFHPEGRCCPVCEDCNYQGRKVENGQSFIPEGQPCTRCTCQLGEVSCEERPCPRSCSEPPTLPVGCCPSCPATDIRLPLQERDLSPSQSPSSSQSPSSSSSPSSSPSSSHSPASQPFSSQSPVHEDSFPGTPQHHRYRLAQLLLPTTLPLGLSPGIWGAGKPPPTTSNPSGYPLAPTVPPEPLHEATEPPDPTGSPEAQGSPRNEDPSVVPSDSLSFQVPGVPGMP
- the VWCE gene encoding von Willebrand factor C and EGF domain-containing protein isoform X6, whose product is MHPTIPAPLGPFLRRVGPRAGLGRRPSASRRRRRRRRGGERPCRSFARCGKGEKGGRLSLCFPYRGGTPFPGPQPGQEWRGCHRSPQAACVSLFLSSGQGRVYPARKKPASFAVERRRVGPHVCFPGSGSGCCPGWMLSPGSGKCTLPLCSFGCGGGSCIAPNLCMCPDGEQGITCPEPPGTCGEYGCDLSCNHGGCQEVARVCPVGFSMAETANGVRCTDIDECQSAACEGTCVNTEGGFACECGAGRELSADRRSCRDTDECQATPCQHRCENSVGSYRCSCRPGYHLHGNRHSCVDVDECRRPGTRHSCQHSCHNIPGSFRCSCRPGYRLSADRVSCEGYPKSILAPSPILQSLQHPPTLVLLPPSSHLLPRGSPSPHLPVAPPGTQFPPSSPSLSPEPSPRAMGAPGTSIPPSRRCWHRGIPREPGARWTGPGCQSCTCQQGGQVLCDTVSCSVPCSHPLPAPAGGCCPTCTGCLHEGVARDDGDVFSPSDGNCTICVCLAGNVSCLSPECPPGSCPSPSPADCCSCNPENCNFRGHTYAHGARFSLDGDDCTTCVCQGGEVECSFTPCPMLDCPQHQRHLGPGQCCSTCRDPPAPAAGNRDPTQVASWMTTAWSFLLDRSGLRAIPADGSVSCQRTDCLETCPYPIRIPGQCCPDCSAGCTYMGRIFSNNETFPSALDPCLSCICLGKAPGALRDS
- the VWCE gene encoding von Willebrand factor C and EGF domain-containing protein isoform X4 encodes the protein MLVELLFQAACVSLFLSSGQGRVYPARKKPASFAVERRRVGPHVCFPGSGSGCCPGWMLSPGSGKCTLPLCSFGCGGGSCIAPNLCMCPDGEQGITCPEPPGTCGEYGCDLSCNHGGCQEVARVCPVGFSMAETANGVRCTDIDECQSAACEGTCVNTEGGFACECGAGRELSADRRSCRDTDECQATPCQHRCENSVGSYRCSCRPGYHLHGNRHSCVDVDECRRPGTRHSCQHSCHNIPGSFRCSCRPGYRLSADRVSCEGYPKSILAPSPILQSLQHPPTLVLLPPSSHLLPRGSPSPHLPVAPPGTQFPPSSPSLSPEPSPRAMGAPGTSIPPSRRCWHRGIPREPGARWTGPGCQSCTCQGGQVLCDTVSCSVPCSHPLPAPAGGCCPTCTGCLHEGVARDDGDVFSPSDGNCTICVCLAGNVSCLSPECPPGSCPSPSPADCCSCNPENCNFRGHTYAHGARFSLDGDDCTTCVCQGGEVECSFTPCPMLDCPQHQRHLGPGQCCSTCRDPPAPAGCFLDDNGVEFPVGQIWSPGDPCELCICQADGSVSCQRTDCLETCPYPIRIPGQCCPDCSAGCTYMGRIFSNNETFPSALDPCLSCICLLGSVACSPLECAIVCSYPFHPEGRCCPVCEDCNYQGRKVENGQSFIPEGQPCTRCTCQLGEVSCEERPCPRSCSEPPTLPVGCCPSCPATDIRLPLQERDLSPSQSPSSSQSPSSSSSPSSSPSSSHSPASQPFSSQSPVHEDSFPGTPQHHRYRLAQLLLPTTLPLGLSPGIWGAGKPPPTTSNPSGYPLAPTVPPEPLHEATEPPDPTGSPEAQGSPRNEDPSVVPSDSLSFQVPGVPGMP
- the LOC130253995 gene encoding pepsin A-like: MKLLLLLTLVSLAQGFQTRVPLRKMKSLRQRLQEQGLLESYLKQHPYNLAAKYFPGIAVEPLENYMDDEYFGTISIGTPAQEFTVVFDTGSSNLWVPSVFCSSPACRNHNRFNPSESSTFLSTNDTLFIAYGTGSMTGILGYDTVNVAGINVRNQIFGLAETEPGDFFYYTPFDGILGLAFPSIASSGATPVFDNMMMENLVDRNLFSVYLSRDSQAGSFVLFGAIDPYYTTKGISWIPLSAETYWQIAMESVSANGAPVACSSGCQAIVDTGTTLLAVPIRAYRTLMALLGASSSGEISCEAASNLPNLIFHIHGKEFPVPPRAYVLRSNGFCSLGLQGMDVPTEEGELWILGDVFIREYYVIFDRANNKVGLSQLP
- the VWCE gene encoding von Willebrand factor C and EGF domain-containing protein isoform X1; amino-acid sequence: MHPTIPAPLGPFLRRVGPRAGLGRRPSASRRRRRRRRGGERPCRSFARCGKGEKGGRLSLCFPYRGGTPFPGPQPGQEWRGCHRSPQAACVSLFLSSGQGRVYPARKKPASFAVERRRVGPHVCFPGSGSGCCPGWMLSPGSGKCTLPLCSFGCGGGSCIAPNLCMCPDGEQGITCPEPPGTCGEYGCDLSCNHGGCQEVARVCPVGFSMAETANGVRCTDIDECQSAACEGTCVNTEGGFACECGAGRELSADRRSCRDTDECQATPCQHRCENSVGSYRCSCRPGYHLHGNRHSCVDVDECRRPGTRHSCQHSCHNIPGSFRCSCRPGYRLSADRVSCEGYPKSILAPSPILQSLQHPPTLVLLPPSSHLLPRGSPSPHLPVAPPGTQFPPSSPSLSPEPSPRAMGAPGTSIPPSRRCWHRGIPREPGARWTGPGCQSCTCQQGGQVLCDTVSCSVPCSHPLPAPAGGCCPTCTGCLHEGVARDDGDVFSPSDGNCTICVCLAGNVSCLSPECPPGSCPSPSPADCCSCNPENCNFRGHTYAHGARFSLDGDDCTTCVCQGGEVECSFTPCPMLDCPQHQRHLGPGQCCSTCRDPPAPAAGNRDPTQVASWMTTAWSFLLDRSGLRAIPADGSVSCQRTDCLETCPYPIRIPGQCCPDCSAGCTYMGRIFSNNETFPSALDPCLSCICLLGSVACSPLECAIVCSYPFHPEGRCCPVCEDCNYQGRKVENGQSFIPEGQPCTRCTCQLGEVSCEERPCPRSCSEPPTLPVGCCPSCPATDIRLPLQERDLSPSQSPSSSQSPSSSSSPSSSPSSSHSPASQPFSSQSPVHEDSFPGTPQHHRYRLAQLLLPTTLPLGLSPGIWGAGKPPPTTSNPSGYPLAPTVPPEPLHEATEPPDPTGSPEAQGSPRNEDPSVVPSDSLSFQVPGVPGMP
- the VWCE gene encoding von Willebrand factor C and EGF domain-containing protein isoform X2 gives rise to the protein MHPTIPAPLGPFLRRVGPRAGLGRRPSASRRRRRRRRGGERPCRSFARCGKGEKGGRLSLCFPYRGGTPFPGPQPGQEWRGCHRSPQAACVSLFLSSGQGRVYPARKKPASFAVERRRVGPHVCFPGSGSGCCPGWMLSPGSGKCTLPLCSFGCGGGSCIAPNLCMCPDGEQGITCPEPPGTCGEYGCDLSCNHGGCQEVARVCPVGFSMAETANGVRCTDIDECQSAACEGTCVNTEGGFACECGAGRELSADRRSCRDTDECQATPCQHRCENSVGSYRCSCRPGYHLHGNRHSCVDVDECRRPGTRHSCQHSCHNIPGSFRCSCRPGYRLSADRVSCEGYPKSILAPSPILQSLQHPPTLVLLPPSSHLLPRGSPSPHLPVAPPGTQFPPSSPSLSPEPSPRAMGAPGTSIPPSRRCWHRGIPREPGARWTGPGCQSCTCQQGGQVLCDTVSCSVPCSHPLPAPAGGCCPTCTGCLHEGVARDDGDVFSPSDGNCTICVCLAGNVSCLSPECPPGSCPSPSPADCCSCNPENCNFRGHTYAHGARFSLDGDDCTTCVCQGGEVECSFTPCPMLDCPQHQRHLGPGQCCSTCRDPPAPAGCFLDDNGVEFPVGQIWSPGDPCELCICQADGSVSCQRTDCLETCPYPIRIPGQCCPDCSAGCTYMGRIFSNNETFPSALDPCLSCICLLGSVACSPLECAIVCSYPFHPEGRCCPVCEDCNYQGRKVENGQSFIPEGQPCTRCTCQLGEVSCEERPCPRSCSEPPTLPVGCCPSCPATDIRLPLQERDLSPSQSPSSSQSPSSSSSPSSSPSSSHSPASQPFSSQSPVHEDSFPGTPQHHRYRLAQLLLPTTLPLGLSPGIWGAGKPPPTTSNPSGYPLAPTVPPEPLHEATEPPDPTGSPEAQGSPRNEDPSVVPSDSLSFQVPGVPGMP
- the VWCE gene encoding von Willebrand factor C and EGF domain-containing protein isoform X5; this translates as MHPTIPAPLGPFLRRVGPRAGLGRRPSASRRRRRRRRGGERPCRSFARCGKGEKGGRLSLCFPYRGGTPFPGPQPGQEWRGCHRSPQAACVSLFLSSGQGRVYPARKKPASFAVERRRVGPHVCFPGSGSGCCPGWMLSPGSGKCTLPLCSFGCGGGSCIAPNLCMCPDGEQGITCPEPPGTCGEYGCDLSCNHGGCQEVARVCPVGFSMAETANGVRCTDIDECQSAACEGTCVNTEGGFACECGAGRELSADRRSCRDTDECQATPCQHRCENSVGSYRCSCRPGYHLHGNRHSCVDVDECRRPGTRHSCQHSCHNIPGSFRCSCRPGYRLSADRVSCEGYPKSILAPSPILQSLQHPPTLVLLPPSSHLLPRGSPSPHLPVAPPGTQFPPSSPSLSPEPSPRAMGAPGTSIPPSRRCWHRGIPREPGARWTGPGCQSCTCQQGGQVLCDTVSCSVPCSHPLPAPAGGCCPTCTGCLHEGVARDDGDVFSPSDGNCTICVCLAGNVSCLSPECPPGSCPSPSPADCCSCNPENCNFRGHTYAHGARFSLDGDDCTTCVCQGGEVECSFTPCPMLDCPQHQRHLGPGQCCSTCRDPPAPAAGNRDPTQVASWMTTAWSFLLDRSGLRAIPADGSVSCQRTDCLETCPYPIRIPGQCCPDCSAGEGAPGIPGFRAARGPPEPLSPQAAPTWGGSFPTMRPSRRRWIPA
- the VWCE gene encoding von Willebrand factor C and EGF domain-containing protein isoform X3, yielding MLVELLFQAACVSLFLSSGQGRVYPARKKPASFAVERRRVGPHVCFPGSGSGCCPGWMLSPGSGKCTLPLCSFGCGGGSCIAPNLCMCPDGEQGITCPEPPGTCGEYGCDLSCNHGGCQEVARVCPVGFSMAETANGVRCTDIDECQSAACEGTCVNTEGGFACECGAGRELSADRRSCRDTDECQATPCQHRCENSVGSYRCSCRPGYHLHGNRHSCVDVDECRRPGTRHSCQHSCHNIPGSFRCSCRPGYRLSADRVSCEGYPKSILAPSPILQSLQHPPTLVLLPPSSHLLPRGSPSPHLPVAPPGTQFPPSSPSLSPEPSPRAMGAPGTSIPPSRRCWHRGIPREPGARWTGPGCQSCTCQQGGQVLCDTVSCSVPCSHPLPAPAGGCCPTCTGCLHEGVARDDGDVFSPSDGNCTICVCLAGNVSCLSPECPPGSCPSPSPADCCSCNPENCNFRGHTYAHGARFSLDGDDCTTCVCQGGEVECSFTPCPMLDCPQHQRHLGPGQCCSTCRDPPAPAAGNRDPTQVASWMTTAWSFLLDRSGLRAIPADGSVSCQRTDCLETCPYPIRIPGQCCPDCSAGCTYMGRIFSNNETFPSALDPCLSCICLLGSVACSPLECAIVCSYPFHPEGRCCPVCEDCNYQGRKVENGQSFIPEGQPCTRCTCQLGEVSCEERPCPRSCSEPPTLPVGCCPSCPATDIRLPLQERDLSPSQSPSSSQSPSSSSSPSSSPSSSHSPASQPFSSQSPVHEDSFPGTPQHHRYRLAQLLLPTTLPLGLSPGIWGAGKPPPTTSNPSGYPLAPTVPPEPLHEATEPPDPTGSPEAQGSPRNEDPSVVPSDSLSFQVPGVPGMP